In Terriglobus aquaticus, the genomic window ACCCTATGCCGCTGAGCGCGTTAAAGCCGGTACCGGAATGGCTCGACCTGAGAACGGTCGCACGGGAGACGCACCGGCTGACGTTGCGCGGCAACCTGCCGTTGCGCTTCCCCGCACCGTTGGAGGAGCTCTTCAACGAGGAGCGCGCGGTCCAGAAGCAACGGCAGATCGTCAACATGGGGCTTCTGGCAATCCTGGTCTTCGACATGTTCCTGGTGGGCGATTACCTGGTCGCACCGGAGCAGGTTGGTCTGGCAATGTTTGTACGCCTGGGCGTTGTCACGCCGGTGGTACTGGCTGCACTGTGGCTGCTGTGGAAACGGCCTGTTTCCGCGATCACGCAGGACCTGTTCTCGCTTTCGTATTGCATTCTGTGTTGCCTGGCGACCCTGCACCTGCACCACTTCAGCTTTGCTTCCGCAACAATTCAGGCTGGCCTGGAAACTCTGCTGTTGCTGGTGGTGATGAACACGATGCTGCGCCCAGACCTGTGGGCGGCGGCGCTGGGCACCGTCGTGTGCTGTGGCATGTTCTTTGGCTTTCTGGTGCTAACTCACATGTTCACGCGGGCGGAGCAGTGGACGTTGGCGGGACAGGTCTTCTGGTGCGCCACACTGACGCTTCTGGCAAACAATCGGCTGCTGCGTGAACAGCGCTTTTCTTGGTTGCTGCAGGTGCGCGGACGCATCCAACGTCAGTCGCTGACCGAAGAGAATCGCGAACTTCTAAGCCTCTCTTTGCAGGATCACCTGACCGGCATTCCGAATCGCGCAGCGTACGAAAGGCGGCTGACCGAATTGTGGAGCCGCGTTGTCGAAACCGGTGAGTGGATCGCCGTGGTCATGGTCGATGTGGACTACTTCAAGCAGGTGAACGACAGCTTCGGGCACCTGTACGGAGACCGAGTTTTGCAGCGTATCGCCAAGCTGCTGGAGCAGAGCATGCGCGCGGAGCTGGATTTCGTGGCCCGCTACGGCGGCGAAGAGTTCGTAGTTTTGCTGCCGGGCTCCAACCTGGAATCGGGCGTGCAGGTTGCTGAACGTATCCGCGTGCTGGTGCAGGTGGCGGGTTCGCCAGCAGTCACACGAGGAGATGCACCGCTGCCAATGGACGTGAAGTGGTCCACGGTCTCGTGTGGCGTGGCCGCAATACAGCCGGGCCCGACCGACGACCCCAAGAGCCTCGTGGA contains:
- a CDS encoding GGDEF domain-containing protein yields the protein MPLSALKPVPEWLDLRTVARETHRLTLRGNLPLRFPAPLEELFNEERAVQKQRQIVNMGLLAILVFDMFLVGDYLVAPEQVGLAMFVRLGVVTPVVLAALWLLWKRPVSAITQDLFSLSYCILCCLATLHLHHFSFASATIQAGLETLLLLVVMNTMLRPDLWAAALGTVVCCGMFFGFLVLTHMFTRAEQWTLAGQVFWCATLTLLANNRLLREQRFSWLLQVRGRIQRQSLTEENRELLSLSLQDHLTGIPNRAAYERRLTELWSRVVETGEWIAVVMVDVDYFKQVNDSFGHLYGDRVLQRIAKLLEQSMRAELDFVARYGGEEFVVLLPGSNLESGVQVAERIRVLVQVAGSPAVTRGDAPLPMDVKWSTVSCGVAAIQPGPTDDPKSLVDAADAALYLAKQTGRNRVCTPGALTLVQRA